The region CACCCGTGCCCGGCTCCACCCGGAGGGAGTGAACGGTCGATGGTGGGGACCGCGAACTACATCTCGTTCCACGAGGACGACCTCGACCACGCGAAGGCCGACGTCGGCCGGGACGGCTCCACGACCCGCCTGGACATGGTGGATCGGGGAACGCCCTACGACGTCCGGTTCGACGGGGTGGAACTCGGGGCGGTGAGGGTCGTGCGGTACCGGTCCGGCGGTGCCGTCCGGACCGGTACGTCGGACCTGCAGACCTGCTTCTCCGTCGACCTCCCCGACGCCGGCGTCAAGCAGGTCGAGCACCGGTCGGAGTCCACCGAGGCGTTCCCCGGCCGCGCGGTGATCTGCCAGGACGTGGGCGACGTCAGCATGACGATCGGCGACGGGTACTCCGCCTACACGGTGCGGATCGACCGGGACGCGCTCGACGACACGCTGCTCGAGCTGCTCGGCCATTCGCCCGGCCACCCGCTGGACCCCGAGGCGGGCATGGACCTGCGGGCTCCCGCCGGCATGCGATGGGCGCGGCTGGTGCAGCTGCTCGCCGCGGCGGCGGCGGCGCGCAGTCCCGTGTTGCGGAACCCGCTGGTCGCCGCGCCACTGCACGACGCGGTGGTCGAGGGGTTGCTCGTCGCGGCCGACCACCGTGACCGCGACGAGATGGAGCGCCCCGTCCATTCGTGGTGCATGGAGCCGGTGCACCGGACGACCGAGGCCATGCACGACCAGCCGGAGTACCCGTTCACCCCGGCGCTGCTCGCGCGGGTGAGCGGGGTGAGCGAGCGTTCCCTGTACGAGGGGTTCCTCCGGCACGTCGGGTGGCCCCCGATGACCTACCTGCGCCGGGTCCGGCTGGAGCGTGCGTACCGCGACCTGCGCGACGGCTCGGACGACGAGACGTCCGTGGCCGGGGTCGCCGGTCGCTGGGGCTTCGACGACCTGGGCCGGTTCAGCGACGATTACGGGCGCGTCTACGGCCGGTCGCCGGCGGAGACGCTGCACGCCGGACGTACGGGGTGAGGACCGTCGATCGCGCCGGGACCGCCACCCTCCGCCGGCCCGGACCGCGGCGCCGCGCGGTGGTGACCGCCCTGTGCGCCACGGTCGTGGCGGGGACGACGGCCTGCACCACGGCGGGGAACACCCCGTCCGCGCCCGACGTCCCCCCGGCCCGGGTCGCCGAGCTGCTCGAGCAGGACTACGCCCAGGCCGCGACCCGGGCGCTGCCGTCCGTCGTGGAGATCAGCACCGACAGCGGCCTCGGCTCCGGGGTGGTCTTCGACGACGCGGGGCACGTCCTGACCAACGCGCACGTCGTCGGGAACTCGACCAGCTTCCAGGTGCGGCTGCCCTCCGGCACCGCGACCTATCCCGCGACCCTGGTGGCCTCCTGGCCGCCCGACGACATCGCGGTGATCAAGCTGGTCGGGGCGCCGCCGGCACGGCCCGCCGCCTTCGGCCGGTCGTCGGACCTCGTGGTCGGCGACATCGTGATCGCGATGGGCAACCCGTTCGGGCTCGACAGCAGCGTGACCGAAGGGGTCGTCTCGGCGCTCGGGCGCACCGTGAGCGAGCCGGCCGGGCCGAACTCGCCGGGCACCGTGCTGCGCGACGCGATCCAGACCAGCGCACCGATCAACCCGGGGAACAGCGGCGGGGCACTGGTCGACCTGCACGGTGAGGTCATCGGCATCCCGACCCTGGCCGCCGTGAACCCCGAGGCGGGCGGTGCGGCGCCGGGCATCGGGTTCGCCGTGCCCAGCGACCTGGCCACCGATCTGGCCCGCCAGATCGTGGACAACGGCAAGGTCGTCGACTCCCGGCGCGCCGCGCTCGGCCTGTCGGCGGTCACGGTCACCGACGCCAACGGGCAGCCCGCCGGTGTGGGGGTTGCGGCCGTGCAGCCCGGCGGGCCCGCGGCGAACGCCGGCATCCGCGACGGAGACATCATCACCATGATCGACGCGACGGAGGTCAGGAACGCCCAGCAACTCCAGAAAGCCCTGGCCGAGCACCGCCCGGGCGACGTCGTGCAGGTGACGTTCGTGCGCCCGCCGGGGGGCCCGACGACCGTGCCGGTGACCCTCGGCGAGCTGCCGAGCGGATGACCGGCCCGCGATCGACGTCCGGCCCGACCGGCACCGGCCCCGTGGGGCCAACGGCCGCACGAAGGTTGCCCCGCGGGACCCAATCGCCGCAGCGGCTGCGCTGCCATCGTGTACCTACGGCTCGACCGCCCGCGCGTAGCGCCGGGCACCACCGGCCCTGCAAGGACGCCGTGTGGACGGGCCGCCCGAGACCCCGCGACAGAGCGCGAGGGAGACCGAGGGGGACGTCCGGTCCACCTCCCGACCCGACACCCACCCGGCGAACAGGTCGCCGGCCGACCACTACTCCAGGAGCCCAGCCATGACCGATCAGCCGAGCCCCGGCGGGCCGGCGGTCGCGCGCGGCGCCAGCGGTGCCGCCGCGGAGCCGACCACGCCGTCCCATGCCCCTGTCCGGCGGGCCATCGCCACCACGACCGACTACGCCGCGGCCGAACGCATCGTCGACCGGTTGGCCGACCTCGACTTCCCGGTCGAGCGGGTGTCGATCGTCGGGCACGACCTGCAGGTCGTCGAACAGGTCGTCGGCAAGATGACCTGGGGCCGGGCCCTGTGGCGCGGCGCGCTGAGCGGCGCCGTGCCCGGCGCCCTGATCGGCTGGATCTTCGGTCTGTTCAGCTGGGTCAACCCGCTGATCGCCGGATTGCTGCTCGCGCTGTACGGCCTGATCTTCGGTGCCGTGATCGGGGCGGTCGTGGGCCTGATCGTCTATGCGATGCAGCACGGGCGGCGGGACTTCTCCTCGGTCTCCGAGATGCGTCCCTCCAGGTACGAGGTGATGGTCGACGCAGAGGTGGCCGACGAGGCCCTGCGCAAGCTCGAACGGAGGATCTGATCATGGCGCGCGCCGCCGGTATCGACTTGGGCACCACCAACTCCGTGATCGCCGCGTGGGAGGGCGGCGAGGCGGACGTCATCCCCAACGCCGAGGGGCAGCGCACGACCCCGTCGGTCGTGGCGTTCACCGACAATGGCGAGCGGCTGGTCGGCCAGCTGGCCCGCAGGCAGGCGATCCTCAACCCGAAGGGCACGATCTACTCGGTCAAGCGCTTCATCGGGCGCAAGTTCGACGAGATCCGCGAGGAGGCCGAGCAGGTCACCTACGACGTGGTGGCGGACGACCAGGGCAACGCGCGGATCAGCGTCCGGGGCAAGCTGTACGCCCCGGAGGAGATCAGCGCGATGATCCTGCGCAAACTCGCCGACGACGCGGGGCGCCACCTCGGCGAGAAGGTCAACGAGGCCGTCGTCACGGTTCCCGCCTACTTCAACGACGCCCAGCGGACCGCGACCAGGGACGCCGGGAAGATCGCCGGCCTCGAGGTGCTGCGGATCATCAACGAGCCGACGGCGGCGGCGCTGGCCTACGGGCTGGACAAGCAGCAGCACGAGACCGTGCTGGTGTTCGACCTGGGCGGCGGCACGTTCGACGTGAGCATCCTCGACGTCGGCGACGGCGTCGTGGAGGTGCGGGCGACGGCCGGTGACACCCACCTCGGCGGCGACGACTTCGACCGGCGGATCGTCGACTACCTGGCCGAGGAGTTCCAGAAGGAGAACCACATCGACCTGCGCAAGGATCCGCAGGCGCTGCAGCGTCTCTACGAGGCGGCCGAGAAGGCGAAGATCGAGCTGAGCTCGGTGACGCAGACGCAGGTGAACCTGCCGTTCGTCACCGCGGACCAGAACGGGCCGAAGCACCTGACGGCGACGCTGATGCGTTCGACGTTCGAACAGATCACCTCGGACCTGATCGAGCGCACGATGGAGCCGGTCAAGCGGGCCATGTCCGACGCGAAGGTCAGCTCCGACGACATCGACGAGGTCATCCTCGTCGGTGGCTCGACCCGGATCCCCGCCGTCCAGAGCCTCGTGCGGCGGCTCACCGGCGGCAAGGACCCGAACATGACGGTCAACCCCGACGAGGTCGTCGCGGTCGGCGCGGGGATCCAGGCCGGGGTGCTCAAGGGCGACGTGTCCGACGTGCTGCTGCTCGACGTCACACCGCTGTCGCTGGGCGTGGAGACCCAGGGCGGCGTGATGACCCGCATCGTGGAACGCAACACCACGATCCCGGCCCGGCGCGCCGAGACGTTCTCGACCGCCGCGGACAACCAGCCCGCCGTGGACGTCGTGGTGCTGCAGGGCGAGCGGGAGCGCGCGGCCGACAACCGGGTGCTGGGCCGGTTCCAGCTCACCGACATCCGGCCGGCGCCACGCGGCGAACCCCAGGTGGAGGTGACCCTCGACCTCGACGCCAACGGCATCCTGAACGTGACGGCCAGGGACAAGGACACCGGCAAGGAACAGGGCATCACCATCTCGGAGAGCTCCAACCTCGAGGCGGGCGAGGTCGACCGGATGGTGCAGGAGGCCGACCGCAACCGTACGGCGGACCAGGAGCTGCGGCGGGAGATCGACGCGCGCAACGAGCTCGACGCCCTCGCCTACCAGGTGCAGCGCCGGCTCGACGAGCTCGGCGACGCCGCCCCGCCCCACGAGCGCTCGCGTGCGGAGATGCTGGTGACCGACGCCCGGCAGGCGGTGTCGGACCAGGCGCCGGTCGACCGGGTCCGCGAGCTGACCGAGGAGCTCCAGGGTGTGCTGGCCGGTCTGCAGGCGGTCTCCGCCGGAGGTGGCCAGCCGGCCGGGGCGAGCGATGAGCGGTCCGAGTCGTCCGCCTCGGACGACGACGTGATCGACGCCGAGTTCGACCGGAGCTGAGGGCGCAGCGATGACAGCCCAGCGACCCGAGAGCCCCGGGCCCCCGCTCTCCGCCGAGCAGCGCTCATCAGACGAACCGGCCCGGCAGGAACCGCCGGGGTCGGAGGCCACGGCCTCCGACCCCGGCGGGGCTGACGGGACGGGGCAGCGGCCGGACGGCCGGGAGACCGCGGCCGCGGCGGGGTCGGCCCCGGCCGAGTTGGAGGACCGCTGGAGGCGCACCGCCGCGGACCTGGACAACCTCCGCAAGCGCTACCAGCGCGACCTCACGCGGGAGCGCGGCGCCGAGCGCGACCGGGTGGCGGCGGCGTTCCTCCCCGTCCTGGACAACATCGACCTGGCGCTGCGGCACGCAGAGGCCGATCCGTCGTCGATCGTCGAGGGCATCCGGGCGGTCCGTGAGCAGGCGATGGCGCTGCTGTCGGGGCTCGGCTACCCCCGTCAGGAGGAGTCCGGCGTGCCGTTCGACCCGGCGCGGCACGAGGTGGTCGGCGTCGTCGCGCCCGAGGAC is a window of Pseudonocardia sp. T1-2H DNA encoding:
- a CDS encoding AraC family transcriptional regulator, whose product is MVGTANYISFHEDDLDHAKADVGRDGSTTRLDMVDRGTPYDVRFDGVELGAVRVVRYRSGGAVRTGTSDLQTCFSVDLPDAGVKQVEHRSESTEAFPGRAVICQDVGDVSMTIGDGYSAYTVRIDRDALDDTLLELLGHSPGHPLDPEAGMDLRAPAGMRWARLVQLLAAAAAARSPVLRNPLVAAPLHDAVVEGLLVAADHRDRDEMERPVHSWCMEPVHRTTEAMHDQPEYPFTPALLARVSGVSERSLYEGFLRHVGWPPMTYLRRVRLERAYRDLRDGSDDETSVAGVAGRWGFDDLGRFSDDYGRVYGRSPAETLHAGRTG
- a CDS encoding S1C family serine protease — translated: MRTVDRAGTATLRRPGPRRRAVVTALCATVVAGTTACTTAGNTPSAPDVPPARVAELLEQDYAQAATRALPSVVEISTDSGLGSGVVFDDAGHVLTNAHVVGNSTSFQVRLPSGTATYPATLVASWPPDDIAVIKLVGAPPARPAAFGRSSDLVVGDIVIAMGNPFGLDSSVTEGVVSALGRTVSEPAGPNSPGTVLRDAIQTSAPINPGNSGGALVDLHGEVIGIPTLAAVNPEAGGAAPGIGFAVPSDLATDLARQIVDNGKVVDSRRAALGLSAVTVTDANGQPAGVGVAAVQPGGPAANAGIRDGDIITMIDATEVRNAQQLQKALAEHRPGDVVQVTFVRPPGGPTTVPVTLGELPSG
- a CDS encoding general stress protein; the encoded protein is MTDQPSPGGPAVARGASGAAAEPTTPSHAPVRRAIATTTDYAAAERIVDRLADLDFPVERVSIVGHDLQVVEQVVGKMTWGRALWRGALSGAVPGALIGWIFGLFSWVNPLIAGLLLALYGLIFGAVIGAVVGLIVYAMQHGRRDFSSVSEMRPSRYEVMVDAEVADEALRKLERRI
- a CDS encoding nucleotide exchange factor GrpE, which produces MTAQRPESPGPPLSAEQRSSDEPARQEPPGSEATASDPGGADGTGQRPDGRETAAAAGSAPAELEDRWRRTAADLDNLRKRYQRDLTRERGAERDRVAAAFLPVLDNIDLALRHAEADPSSIVEGIRAVREQAMALLSGLGYPRQEESGVPFDPARHEVVGVVAPEDANVPPGAVAAVVRPGYGAPDRQLRPASVTVTRASGD
- the dnaK gene encoding molecular chaperone DnaK: MARAAGIDLGTTNSVIAAWEGGEADVIPNAEGQRTTPSVVAFTDNGERLVGQLARRQAILNPKGTIYSVKRFIGRKFDEIREEAEQVTYDVVADDQGNARISVRGKLYAPEEISAMILRKLADDAGRHLGEKVNEAVVTVPAYFNDAQRTATRDAGKIAGLEVLRIINEPTAAALAYGLDKQQHETVLVFDLGGGTFDVSILDVGDGVVEVRATAGDTHLGGDDFDRRIVDYLAEEFQKENHIDLRKDPQALQRLYEAAEKAKIELSSVTQTQVNLPFVTADQNGPKHLTATLMRSTFEQITSDLIERTMEPVKRAMSDAKVSSDDIDEVILVGGSTRIPAVQSLVRRLTGGKDPNMTVNPDEVVAVGAGIQAGVLKGDVSDVLLLDVTPLSLGVETQGGVMTRIVERNTTIPARRAETFSTAADNQPAVDVVVLQGERERAADNRVLGRFQLTDIRPAPRGEPQVEVTLDLDANGILNVTARDKDTGKEQGITISESSNLEAGEVDRMVQEADRNRTADQELRREIDARNELDALAYQVQRRLDELGDAAPPHERSRAEMLVTDARQAVSDQAPVDRVRELTEELQGVLAGLQAVSAGGGQPAGASDERSESSASDDDVIDAEFDRS